The Paraburkholderia megapolitana genomic sequence GTCGCGCACCGCCAATCGAGCTGCCGTGCAACAGCGCACGCTCGAGTTCGGGGTTGAGCGGCACGCCCTGTTCGACGCTCGCAACCGCATTCAGCAGATCGTCGAGCGACGCGGACGCGGCATCGCGCGGCACGTAGGTGCTGGCCGATTGCTGGAAGTCGAGCGCGCCGATCCGGTCGGAGCCCGATTCGAGCAGATACGTGAGTTCGTCCAGCTCGGCCGTGTCGATCTGCCGGCCGCCCGCCCCGAACCTGCGATTGATGATCACGCGCCGGCCCCACGCGTCGGGCGCGGCGTCGCGGATGCAGCCCGGCATCGACAGGCCGGCGGGCAAGGGCAGTGTGCCCGGTTGTAGCGGCAGCTCGGGGTCGTAGAGCGCGATCGCATCCTGGCGCGCAAGATAGCTGCGGCCGTAGTTGAAGACGATCTGCCCACCCACGGCGGCGAGCCGTCCGCACACCACCGGCCCGGTTGCGCCGGGCAGCCAGACCCAGACGAACGCTTCCTGATAACTGCGCTCAGAAGTCATCTTTGGTCTCGATGCGCGGCGTGCGGACTTTCTTCGGCAGCAGGATCAGCGTGTCCGCATAGCGTTGATTGAGGCTCGTCATCTCCGGCTGGTCGGCGTCGAAAAGACGCAAACCGACCACGGCCGCGGCCTCGAACACCGCGCCGATCGAGCAGGACGGATCGCCCTTTTCGATGCGCTGCACGAGGCTGCGCGACAGGCCGGCCCGTTCGGCCATCTGCGCGGTCGTGATGGTGCGCTCGATGCGCATCCGGCGGATCTGCTGGCCCAGCAGCAAGGCGGCATCGAGGCTGTAGCGGGAGAGGGGGCGGGACGCGAGCTTGGACATGGTTTCGACCGGATTGGCTTATTAATGAGTCTTTAACCGTGTTGTTGGCTCATTAATGAATCATTCTAGGTCGTGCCAGTGCCTGAAGTCAATATTGGCTCATTAATGAGTCTTTAAGGCGTTTATTGGGTCATTAATGAGTCAAATCTGGGTGTGAGACGGTCTCGTGCCGGTGTATCGCGCTCGCAGCGCCTGGCACGCGCTTACACGCTCACACCGTATCGCCGCGCTTCGTCGCCACCACGCGACAGATCCGTTTGCCCGAGCTTTCGCTTGTCACGTCCTCGAACAGCAGGATCGCGCAGCCGGCCAGCTCGCCGAGCACGAGTGCGGGATCGAACGCGCTGTAGAGCCGGCCGTCGGGCAGCCGCTGGTCTGCTCCCTCGGTGACCCGCCACGACAGATACAGCACGCCGTCCGGCCGCAGGATGCGCAACAGGCTGTCGATCGCGGAGGCGATCTCGTCGACCGGCAGATGCATGATCACGGTTTCGCAGATCACGTTGTCGTAGGTGTCGACGACGCCGGCCAGCGCGGGCAGCGTCGCTTCGCGAAACGTTACGTCGGGGTAGAGCCGGCGCGCCTCGTCGAGCAGGGCTGGCGACGCATCGAAACCGGTCACCGGATAACCGCCCCTGGCCAGCCACGCGGCGTCGCGGCCGTTGCCGCAGCCGATATCCGCGGTATCGCCGCCGGGCACCAGGTGCGTTTGCAGCATCGAGTAGAGGTCGTTCGGCGGCGGCTGGTCGAGCCAGTCCTGGCTGTAGCGGGTGGCGTCGCGCGCGTAGGCGGCGAGTGTGTCGGGGTCGGTGCGGGAAGTCATGGGCGGGTCGTCGGATAACAGGAGGTGCCCTGGAGCGGCGGGCGGATGGCTGCCAGTCTATCGAAACGCCCATTGCGACGCCGCTTCGTCTATCGAAAAAGCGACTACAAACTTGCGAAAACGCAGCAGGCGCAGCCGGTGCATTGAGCGCTCGCAAAACCATGGCGCCCGCGAAAACAGGGAGTCCGGCACGGCGCGATCGCCCTGGCTGCCTATGTTGCGCCGCAATAACCCGCGCGTCGCCAGTTTGAGCAATTTATTTTTGCCTGCGAGTATCCGCGCCATGCCTCGAAGCGGGCTGCGCCGGTTTCACAGCGACCCGCCAGCCCGATCAACCAGATGGAGACGCGCGTGTTCCTATACGGCTTTGGCCCGGTGCTGCTCGCCGGTGCGATCCAGACAATCGAACTTTCCGTTCTGTCGCTCGCGGCGGCCGTCGTGCTCGGCCTGATCGGCGCGGCGGCGAAGCTTTCGCTGAACCGGCCGCTGCGCGCCATTGCCACCGCCTATACGACGCTGATCCGCTCGGTACCCGATCTCGTCCTGATGCTGCTGCTGTTCTACAGCATCCAGATCGCGGTCAACAATCTGACCGATGCGCTCGCTCTGCCGCAGTTCGACATCGATCCGTTCGTCGCGGGCGTGCTCACACTCGGCTTCATCTACGGCGCGTATTTCACCGAGACCTTTCGCGGCGCGTTTCTCGCGGTGCCGCGGGGCCAGCTCGAAGCGGGCGCCGCGTACGGCATGAGCGGCGCGCGCGTGTTCGCGCGCATCCTGTTTCCGCAGATGATGCGTTTCGCGCTGCCCGGTATCGGCAACAACTGGCAGGTGCTCGTGAAAGCGACCGCGCTCGTGTCGATCATCGGTCTTGCCGACATCGTCAAGGCCGCGCAGGACGCGGGCAAGAGCACCTTCAACATGTTTTTCTTCATCCTCATCGCCGCGCTGATCTATCTGGCCATCACGACCGTATCGAATCTCGTGCTGATATGGCTCGAACGGCGCTATTCGATCGGCGTGCGCCACGCGGAGCTTTGACACCACCATGATCGAGATCCTCACCGAATACTGGCGTGCCTTTCTGTACTGGGACGGCCAGCGTCTGTCGGGCGTTGCCGTGACGCTGTGGCTGCTGGTTGCATCGATCGGCTTCGGTTTTGTCGTATCGATTCCGCTCGCGGTCGCGCGCGTGTCGAAGAAGCGCTGGCTGTCGCTACCCGTGCGCTTTTACACCTACGTGTTTCGCGGCACGCCGCTCTACGTGCAGTTGCTGCTGATCTACACGGGGATGTACAGCCTCGAATTCGTGCGCTCGCACTCGCTGCTCGATGCGTTCTTTCGCAGTGGTTTTCATTGCGCGATTCTTGCCTTCGCACTGAACACCTGCGCGTACACGACCGAGATCTTCGCCGGTGCGATTCGCGCGACCTCGCACGGCGAAGTCGAAGCGGCGCGCGCATACGGGATGAGCGGGTTCACGATGTACCGGCGCGTTGTGCTACCTTCCGCGCTGCGCCGTGCGCTGCCGTTGTACAGTAACGAAGTGATCCTGATGCTGCATGCGACCACCGTCGCGTTCACGGCGACGGTGCCGGACATCCTGAAGGTCGCGCGCGATGTGAATTCGGCAACCTACCGTTCGTTCGAAGCGTTCGGGCTCGCGGCGCTGATCTACTGTGCGATTTCGTTCGCACTGGTTGCGGGGTTCCGGCAGGCCGAGCGGCGCTGGCTCGGTTATCTGGCGGTGCGTTCGCATTGAGCGGCGCCGCTGCCGCTGTACATCGCATAACGCTGTCGTACTGCAGGTTTCACGCTGTTGCAAGACGGGACCGAAGACGGAACCCGTTACACACTCTGGGAGAGCATCTTGCTCCACACGACTCAAACCGACGCCTGCAAGCTCGCCGTGCAGGACATCCACAAGCGCTTTGGCGATAACGAAGTGCTCAAGGGCGTGTCGATGAACGCGAACAAGGGCGACGTCATCAGCATCATCGGTGCGAGCGGGTCGGGCAAGAGTACGTTCCTGCGCTGCATCAACTTTCTCGAGCGGCCGAACGCGGGGCAGATCGTCGTCGACGGCGAGGCGGTGCGCACGAAAACCGATCGCGCGGGCAATCTCGAAGTGGCCGACCACAAGCAGCTGCAGCGCATCCGAACGAAGCTCGCGATGGTGTTCCAGCATTTCAACCTGTGGGCGCACATGAACGTGCTCGAAAACGTCATCGAAG encodes the following:
- a CDS encoding helix-turn-helix transcriptional regulator; translation: MSKLASRPLSRYSLDAALLLGQQIRRMRIERTITTAQMAERAGLSRSLVQRIEKGDPSCSIGAVFEAAAVVGLRLFDADQPEMTSLNQRYADTLILLPKKVRTPRIETKDDF
- a CDS encoding class I SAM-dependent methyltransferase; this encodes MTSRTDPDTLAAYARDATRYSQDWLDQPPPNDLYSMLQTHLVPGGDTADIGCGNGRDAAWLARGGYPVTGFDASPALLDEARRLYPDVTFREATLPALAGVVDTYDNVICETVIMHLPVDEIASAIDSLLRILRPDGVLYLSWRVTEGADQRLPDGRLYSAFDPALVLGELAGCAILLFEDVTSESSGKRICRVVATKRGDTV
- a CDS encoding ABC transporter permease, with translation MFLYGFGPVLLAGAIQTIELSVLSLAAAVVLGLIGAAAKLSLNRPLRAIATAYTTLIRSVPDLVLMLLLFYSIQIAVNNLTDALALPQFDIDPFVAGVLTLGFIYGAYFTETFRGAFLAVPRGQLEAGAAYGMSGARVFARILFPQMMRFALPGIGNNWQVLVKATALVSIIGLADIVKAAQDAGKSTFNMFFFILIAALIYLAITTVSNLVLIWLERRYSIGVRHAEL
- a CDS encoding ABC transporter permease; its protein translation is MIEILTEYWRAFLYWDGQRLSGVAVTLWLLVASIGFGFVVSIPLAVARVSKKRWLSLPVRFYTYVFRGTPLYVQLLLIYTGMYSLEFVRSHSLLDAFFRSGFHCAILAFALNTCAYTTEIFAGAIRATSHGEVEAARAYGMSGFTMYRRVVLPSALRRALPLYSNEVILMLHATTVAFTATVPDILKVARDVNSATYRSFEAFGLAALIYCAISFALVAGFRQAERRWLGYLAVRSH